One window from the genome of Paenibacillus azoreducens encodes:
- a CDS encoding SLC45 family MFS transporter has protein sequence MKKTWLLGFGFFSISITWSLYNAFVPFFLDTYLQRASLIGFMMTIDNYFALFLQPWIGNLSDKTNTRFGRRMPYLMFGMPLAALFVMLIPFHTSFITLVLFMMLMNLAMSVYRSPTIALMPDITPDSRRTKANGIINFMGGIGGILAFGLGSILYNANPSFPFLAAAVITLISLFIVVRSIKEKRDVIIPVSAEKQPRIKLRGELDRTTVLLLAAIFFWFVSYQGVEALFTLYGKHYMGLSEKDSAFSLTFFSLFFVIFAIPSGWLGNRYGKRRIIMTGVIGLILIFAAIPLAESLLLLRMLLALGGMCWAFININSYPFVVSIGSESSIGTRTGLYYLVSSLAAVASPPLLGLIIDQFGYGSLFIYASAGMLLALILILLVKHDGKSATVSEQQAQTNM, from the coding sequence TTGTTCCTTTTTTTCTGGATACATATCTGCAGCGTGCTTCATTGATAGGTTTCATGATGACAATTGATAATTATTTTGCCCTGTTTCTACAGCCGTGGATCGGCAACCTCAGTGATAAAACCAATACCCGCTTTGGCCGCAGGATGCCTTATCTGATGTTTGGAATGCCGCTCGCGGCACTGTTTGTGATGTTGATTCCTTTTCACACAAGTTTTATTACGCTTGTTCTTTTTATGATGCTGATGAACTTGGCCATGAGCGTCTACAGATCGCCTACGATTGCCTTGATGCCTGATATTACCCCGGATAGCAGACGTACCAAAGCGAACGGGATTATCAACTTTATGGGCGGCATTGGCGGCATTTTAGCCTTCGGGTTGGGCTCCATATTGTATAATGCCAATCCGTCGTTTCCTTTTCTAGCGGCGGCTGTCATCACGCTGATTTCATTATTTATAGTCGTTCGCTCGATTAAAGAGAAAAGGGATGTCATCATCCCGGTTTCCGCAGAAAAGCAGCCAAGAATCAAGCTGAGAGGGGAATTGGATCGTACGACGGTGCTGCTGCTTGCAGCCATCTTTTTCTGGTTTGTATCGTATCAAGGCGTCGAGGCGCTGTTCACCTTATATGGCAAGCACTATATGGGATTGTCAGAAAAAGATTCGGCTTTCTCCCTCACATTTTTCTCCCTGTTTTTCGTTATATTCGCTATCCCAAGCGGCTGGCTTGGCAATCGGTACGGCAAAAGAAGGATTATTATGACCGGCGTAATTGGATTGATCCTCATTTTTGCTGCCATTCCGCTGGCGGAAAGTCTGCTGCTGCTTCGCATGTTACTTGCGCTGGGAGGAATGTGCTGGGCTTTTATCAATATTAACTCCTATCCCTTTGTCGTATCCATTGGCAGTGAATCCAGTATCGGTACGCGCACCGGCTTGTATTATTTGGTGTCATCGCTGGCTGCGGTCGCCTCACCGCCATTGCTTGGCCTTATCATCGATCAGTTCGGATACGGTTCGTTATTTATCTATGCTTCAGCAGGAATGCTCCTGGCATTAATATTGATCTTATTGGTGAAGCATGACGGGAAAAGCGCCACTGTTTCCGAGCAGCAAGCTCAAACCAATATGTAA